One stretch of Pedobacter riviphilus DNA includes these proteins:
- a CDS encoding ABC transporter ATP-binding protein — protein MLKATGIRKSYGNLQILKGVNFEVQKGEIVSIIGPSGAGKSTLLHILGTLDKPDEGSVELKGTTINKLNGDLLSTFRNQNIGFVFQFHHLLPEFSAIENICIPAFIAKTNKKQAENRAFELLDLFGLKDRAQHKPNQLSGGEQQRVAIARALINNPSIILADEPSGNLDSENAAGLHQLFVSLRDNFHQTFVIVTHNEHLAKTSDRVVSMKDGLIV, from the coding sequence ATGCTAAAAGCCACTGGAATAAGAAAATCGTACGGAAATCTGCAAATTTTAAAAGGCGTAAATTTTGAAGTGCAAAAAGGAGAGATTGTAAGCATTATTGGCCCATCTGGTGCAGGTAAAAGTACTTTGTTGCATATTTTAGGGACATTGGATAAACCTGATGAGGGATCTGTTGAGTTAAAAGGTACGACCATAAATAAATTGAATGGCGATTTATTGAGTACTTTCCGAAACCAGAATATAGGTTTTGTATTTCAGTTTCATCATTTGTTGCCGGAATTTAGTGCAATTGAAAATATTTGTATCCCGGCATTTATAGCCAAAACCAATAAAAAACAGGCTGAAAACAGGGCGTTTGAACTTTTAGATCTGTTCGGACTTAAAGATAGAGCCCAGCATAAGCCCAATCAGCTGTCTGGCGGTGAGCAGCAACGTGTAGCCATTGCAAGAGCGCTGATCAATAATCCTTCAATCATATTGGCCGATGAGCCTTCAGGGAATTTGGATTCTGAAAATGCGGCAGGATTACATCAGTTATTTGTTAGTTTGCGCGATAATTTCCATCAAACGTTTGTAATTGTTACGCACAATGAACACCTTGCAAAAACCAGCGATCGCGTGGTGAGCATGAAAGATGGTTTAATTGTATAA
- a CDS encoding ATP-grasp domain-containing protein — protein MKILITSGNNAKALKLMKAFPSHFVLLADYGDVPGIITEKYAFSSLGLLNKDSIAHILLNFCITEGIDCIIPLHDYEVEPLAKSAVLFGEYGIQVLLPNADVIADYLPQEKQSFQNFAVYIHGDCIYSSGENTVSQKLSSSFNGVFGFNNVNDLKLFTI, from the coding sequence TTGAAAATACTCATTACCAGCGGAAATAATGCGAAAGCTTTAAAGCTGATGAAAGCATTCCCAAGTCATTTTGTACTACTGGCCGATTATGGCGATGTACCCGGCATCATTACAGAAAAATATGCTTTTTCTTCCTTAGGCTTGTTAAATAAAGATAGCATAGCTCACATTTTGCTTAACTTTTGCATTACTGAAGGGATAGATTGCATCATCCCTTTACACGATTATGAAGTTGAGCCATTGGCTAAGTCTGCAGTGCTTTTTGGGGAGTATGGAATTCAGGTGCTTTTGCCTAATGCTGATGTAATTGCAGATTATTTACCCCAGGAAAAGCAATCTTTTCAAAATTTTGCAGTATATATCCATGGCGATTGTATTTATTCGAGCGGGGAAAATACTGTATCCCAGAAACTGTCATCATCATTTAATGGGGTATTCGGCTTTAACAATGTTAATGACTTAAAACTTTTTACAATTTAA
- a CDS encoding HAD family hydrolase, with protein MDAYQYVQDKQLVIFELDNVLFPEKDYLLQVYYLFAQFIEYTEQKNAQPIISFMQTEYENNGTDGLFEKTAEQFGIDEKYKYNFDLLHLNARLPLKLLLFKNMLEFMQELVVNRKQIFIVTAGNPEQQLNKIKQTEWNGLEQYLTVYFVEELGQSKAEIFQNILNSNNLLPNQALVVGANKFDEQQSKLINLQYIVSLEIYK; from the coding sequence ATGGATGCCTATCAATACGTTCAGGATAAACAACTTGTTATTTTTGAGTTAGACAATGTGCTTTTTCCTGAAAAGGACTATCTGTTGCAGGTGTATTACCTGTTTGCACAGTTTATAGAATATACCGAGCAAAAAAATGCGCAGCCCATCATCAGCTTTATGCAGACTGAATATGAAAATAACGGAACAGATGGGCTTTTCGAAAAAACGGCTGAACAATTTGGGATTGATGAAAAATATAAATACAATTTCGATCTCCTGCATTTAAATGCCCGTTTGCCGCTTAAGCTCTTGCTTTTTAAAAATATGCTCGAGTTTATGCAGGAGCTTGTTGTAAACCGGAAGCAGATTTTTATTGTAACAGCCGGCAACCCGGAACAACAACTCAATAAAATTAAGCAAACGGAGTGGAACGGACTAGAGCAATACCTTACGGTATATTTTGTTGAGGAATTGGGCCAATCTAAAGCAGAAATTTTTCAGAACATACTAAACAGCAACAATTTATTGCCTAACCAAGCGTTAGTTGTTGGTGCAAATAAATTTGATGAGCAACAATCTAAATTAATTAATTTGCAGTATATTGTATCACTAGAAATTTACAAATAA
- a CDS encoding S41 family peptidase, with protein sequence MTVLKPDGTSQDVTITKASYNINPILFTKTYTIGVKKVGYIVFNSFTTNSVALLDAAFAQFATDGVNELVVDLRYNGGGSVATSEAFTNLIAPASQNGKVMNTTYWTKTMQDGAATILQNQKFYQTGSDGVKRMFSMFDLDYKPTRAAFNQEVFAKRGSLNGLTRVYFIVTSGTASASELLINNLKPVIDVKLIGKKTYGKPVGFFSIRIDKNDLYIPQFETKNQLDQGGYFDGMAVDKDIFDDVTKDFGDPTEKLLAQALYYSANGSFSSLIKDNTISSTSPLSKTQVGDLSDKLDHEFKGMVETRKLNFK encoded by the coding sequence ATGACAGTTTTAAAACCAGATGGGACTAGTCAGGATGTAACGATAACCAAGGCGAGTTATAATATCAACCCGATACTTTTTACCAAAACATATACTATTGGTGTAAAAAAGGTGGGTTATATTGTATTCAATAGCTTTACCACTAATTCTGTTGCGCTATTGGATGCTGCATTTGCTCAGTTTGCAACGGATGGCGTTAACGAGTTGGTTGTTGATTTAAGGTACAACGGTGGTGGTTCGGTAGCCACATCAGAAGCCTTTACAAATTTAATTGCCCCTGCTTCTCAAAACGGAAAAGTAATGAATACCACATACTGGACTAAAACCATGCAGGATGGAGCCGCAACTATTTTACAAAATCAGAAATTTTATCAAACTGGTTCCGATGGCGTTAAACGAATGTTTTCAATGTTTGATTTAGATTATAAACCAACCCGGGCTGCATTTAATCAAGAAGTCTTTGCAAAACGTGGCTCATTAAATGGCTTAACCAGGGTTTATTTTATTGTAACCAGCGGCACCGCATCAGCAAGTGAGCTATTAATTAATAATTTAAAGCCTGTAATAGATGTTAAACTGATCGGCAAGAAAACTTATGGTAAACCTGTAGGCTTTTTCTCTATCCGTATTGATAAAAATGATTTATACATTCCACAGTTTGAAACCAAAAATCAATTAGATCAAGGGGGCTACTTTGATGGAATGGCAGTTGATAAAGATATTTTTGATGATGTAACCAAAGATTTTGGAGATCCAACAGAAAAATTATTGGCACAGGCCTTATACTATTCGGCGAATGGAAGTTTCTCTTCTTTGATTAAGGATAATACCATTAGCAGTACTTCACCACTATCTAAAACCCAGGTTGGAGATCTTTCTGATAAGTTGGACCACGAATTTAAAGGAATGGTTGAGACCAGAAAGCTGAATTTTAAATAA
- the dprA gene encoding DNA-processing protein DprA — protein sequence MSMLHKIALTFIKSIGPVTAKNLLAYCGSAENVFSASKKQLLKIPGVGEKTIEAIRSTDALVRARQELDFIEKHGIEVLFFSDEKYPKRLKNCIDSPILLYAKGTVDFNQQRIISIVGTRNATSYGKNLCKELCEVLAPYNVLIVSGLAYGIDVTTHKECLANHIPTVGVLGHGLDRMYPKIHKAVAQKMVLNGGLLTEFPIMTNPDRPNFPQRNRIIAGIADATVVVEASIKGGALITAEIANSYNKDVYAFPGRTNDVFSEGCNFLIKTNRAGLITNANDLIYYLGWDDEIKVKHNTKQTTLQLTLTPNEQRVVDALQNGQLSIDELCAQLNIQQSKLAIIILTLEMQGVIVSLPGKIYKLL from the coding sequence ATGAGCATGCTCCATAAAATTGCCTTAACTTTTATTAAATCTATTGGTCCGGTAACGGCCAAAAACCTTCTTGCCTATTGCGGAAGTGCCGAAAATGTATTTTCTGCAAGCAAAAAACAACTTTTAAAAATCCCAGGTGTCGGAGAGAAAACAATTGAAGCCATTCGCAGTACTGATGCTTTGGTTAGGGCCAGACAAGAATTAGATTTTATCGAAAAACATGGGATAGAGGTATTGTTTTTTTCAGACGAGAAATATCCTAAAAGATTAAAGAACTGCATCGATTCGCCTATACTGCTTTATGCCAAAGGGACTGTTGATTTTAACCAGCAGCGCATCATCAGTATTGTTGGTACCCGTAATGCAACAAGCTATGGAAAAAATCTCTGTAAGGAATTATGTGAGGTTTTAGCGCCTTATAACGTTTTGATCGTTAGTGGCTTGGCTTATGGCATTGATGTAACCACCCATAAAGAATGTCTGGCAAATCATATTCCCACAGTTGGGGTACTTGGTCATGGCTTAGACCGGATGTATCCAAAAATTCATAAAGCGGTTGCTCAGAAAATGGTTTTGAATGGAGGCCTGCTTACCGAGTTTCCAATTATGACCAATCCCGATCGGCCTAATTTTCCGCAAAGAAACCGGATTATTGCAGGTATTGCAGATGCCACTGTTGTAGTTGAAGCATCAATAAAAGGTGGCGCCTTAATTACTGCAGAAATTGCTAATTCTTACAATAAAGATGTATATGCCTTTCCGGGTAGAACAAATGATGTTTTTTCAGAAGGATGTAATTTCCTGATCAAGACCAACAGAGCTGGATTAATCACTAATGCTAACGACTTGATTTATTATTTGGGCTGGGATGATGAAATAAAGGTTAAACATAATACTAAACAAACTACGCTGCAGTTAACGCTTACTCCTAACGAGCAGCGGGTTGTTGATGCCTTACAAAATGGTCAACTTTCCATTGATGAGCTTTGCGCTCAATTGAATATTCAGCAAAGTAAGCTGGCAATTATAATCCTTACATTAGAGATGCAGGGCGTTATTGTTTCTTTGCCGGGGAAAATATATAAACTCCTCTAA
- a CDS encoding pyridoxal-phosphate dependent enzyme → MWYNNILETIGNTPLVKLNTITKGVPGTILAKIETTNPGNSIKDRMAVKMIEDAEKSGKLKPGGTIIEGTSGNTGMGLAMAAIIKGYKCIFTTTDKQSKEKVDALRAFGAEVIVCPTNVEPEDPRSYYSVSSRLEREVPNSWKPNQYDNLANSQAHYEQTGPEIWAQTEGKITHLVVGVGTGGTISGTGKYLKEKNPNIKVWGIDTYGSVFKKYKETGIFDKDEIYPYITEGIGEDFLPANVNFDVIDLFEKVTDKDAALMTRDIARKEGIFVGNSAGAAIGGLIQLKDKLKPEDVVVVIFHDHGSRYMGKMYNEDWLRERGFLQDEKLTAKSILAKKESTEIVTLDAQKSVLEAINTIKSMNISQIPVTQQGMIVGKIAESDILSALLENPGLKSAPISEIMTATFPFVDLNTSIDKISSLINKENSAVLVEDETGKIEIITQYDIINAISG, encoded by the coding sequence ATGTGGTACAATAATATTTTAGAAACTATTGGCAATACGCCATTGGTTAAATTAAATACAATAACAAAAGGAGTTCCGGGAACAATTCTGGCGAAAATAGAGACTACGAATCCGGGTAATTCAATTAAAGACCGTATGGCGGTTAAAATGATTGAAGATGCCGAGAAAAGCGGTAAGCTAAAACCAGGCGGAACAATTATAGAAGGAACATCTGGAAACACAGGTATGGGCCTGGCTATGGCCGCCATTATTAAAGGTTACAAATGTATTTTTACCACAACTGATAAACAATCGAAAGAAAAGGTAGATGCTTTACGTGCCTTTGGTGCCGAGGTAATCGTTTGTCCTACAAACGTTGAGCCAGAAGATCCCCGATCTTATTATTCTGTTTCTTCGCGTTTAGAACGCGAGGTTCCCAATTCATGGAAACCGAACCAGTATGATAATTTAGCCAACTCACAAGCGCATTATGAGCAAACTGGCCCTGAGATATGGGCGCAAACTGAAGGTAAAATTACACACTTGGTAGTTGGCGTAGGTACTGGTGGAACCATTTCTGGAACCGGTAAATATTTAAAAGAGAAGAATCCAAATATTAAAGTCTGGGGAATCGATACCTATGGTTCGGTTTTCAAGAAATATAAAGAAACAGGCATATTTGATAAGGATGAGATTTATCCATACATCACAGAAGGTATTGGCGAAGATTTCCTTCCGGCAAACGTAAATTTCGATGTGATCGATCTGTTCGAAAAAGTGACGGATAAAGACGCCGCTTTAATGACACGCGATATTGCACGTAAAGAGGGTATTTTTGTAGGTAACTCTGCCGGTGCAGCCATTGGCGGATTAATTCAGCTAAAAGATAAATTAAAGCCAGAAGATGTTGTTGTTGTTATTTTTCACGATCACGGCAGCCGATACATGGGTAAAATGTATAATGAAGATTGGTTGCGTGAACGCGGATTTTTACAGGACGAAAAATTAACCGCTAAATCTATCCTGGCTAAAAAAGAAAGCACGGAGATTGTAACACTTGATGCACAAAAATCGGTGCTCGAGGCCATCAATACCATTAAATCGATGAATATTTCTCAAATTCCGGTAACACAGCAGGGAATGATTGTGGGCAAAATTGCCGAAAGCGATATTTTATCAGCATTGCTTGAAAATCCAGGCTTAAAATCGGCGCCGATTTCAGAAATTATGACGGCTACTTTCCCGTTTGTTGATTTGAATACTTCTATTGATAAAATTTCTTCATTGATTAATAAAGAAAACTCAGCAGTGTTAGTAGAAGATGAAACCGGTAAGATCGAGATCATTACCCAGTATGATATTATTAATGCGATATCGGGGTAG
- the murA gene encoding UDP-N-acetylglucosamine 1-carboxyvinyltransferase, which yields MNAFEITGGIKLKGEITPQGAKNEALQILSAVLLTEKKVTISNIPDIKDVNKLIELLGDLGVTVERINKDTYTFEAKNIDLNFFESDTFKSKGGGLRGSIMIVGPLLARFGKAAIPKPGGDKIGRRRLDTHFIGFEKLGAKFVYDSKKAFFNVDATNLQGAYILLDEASVTGTANIVMAAVLAKGTTTIYNAACEPYLQQLCKMLNRMGAKISGIGSNLLTIEGVKVLGGTEHRMLPDMIEIGSFIGMAAMTESEITIKDVCYDELGVIPEVFRKLGIKLERRGDDIYVPAQKHYEIDTFIDGSILTIADAPWPGFTPDLLSIVLVVATQAKGNVLIHQKMFESRLFFVDKLIDMGAQIILCDPHRATVNGIDKKYKLRGISMTSPDIRAGVSLLIAALSAEGKSTIYNIEQIERGYQDIDTRLRALGAQIKRVNADAPSH from the coding sequence ATGAACGCATTTGAAATAACAGGCGGAATTAAATTAAAAGGCGAAATTACCCCTCAGGGAGCCAAAAATGAGGCTTTACAGATTTTATCAGCTGTATTGCTTACCGAAAAGAAAGTAACGATCAGTAATATCCCCGACATTAAGGATGTTAACAAACTGATTGAATTACTTGGCGATTTAGGTGTTACCGTTGAGCGTATCAATAAAGATACCTATACCTTTGAAGCTAAAAATATTGATTTGAATTTCTTTGAATCTGATACTTTTAAATCGAAAGGTGGTGGTTTACGTGGTTCGATTATGATTGTTGGGCCATTGTTGGCACGTTTTGGTAAAGCAGCTATCCCGAAACCGGGCGGTGATAAAATCGGCCGTAGAAGATTGGATACACACTTTATCGGTTTCGAAAAATTAGGTGCAAAATTCGTTTACGACAGTAAAAAAGCTTTCTTTAATGTAGATGCCACCAATTTACAGGGTGCTTACATTTTGTTAGATGAAGCATCGGTAACCGGAACGGCAAACATTGTAATGGCTGCTGTTTTAGCCAAAGGTACTACCACCATTTACAACGCTGCCTGCGAGCCGTATTTGCAACAGCTTTGCAAAATGCTTAACCGCATGGGTGCAAAAATATCGGGCATTGGCTCTAACCTGCTTACCATTGAAGGCGTTAAAGTATTAGGTGGAACCGAGCACAGAATGTTGCCGGATATGATCGAAATTGGCTCTTTTATTGGTATGGCTGCCATGACAGAGTCAGAAATTACCATTAAAGATGTTTGTTATGATGAACTGGGTGTAATACCAGAGGTTTTCAGAAAACTGGGCATTAAATTAGAGCGTCGAGGCGATGATATTTATGTTCCTGCTCAAAAACATTACGAAATCGATACTTTTATTGATGGTTCGATTTTGACCATTGCTGATGCTCCCTGGCCAGGTTTTACGCCTGATTTATTGAGTATTGTTCTGGTTGTGGCCACACAGGCAAAAGGAAACGTTTTAATCCACCAAAAAATGTTCGAAAGCCGTTTATTCTTCGTGGATAAATTGATCGATATGGGCGCTCAGATTATCCTATGCGACCCGCACCGCGCAACGGTTAACGGTATCGATAAAAAATACAAACTTCGTGGAATCAGTATGACTTCTCCTGACATTAGAGCTGGAGTTTCATTATTAATTGCGGCTTTATCTGCTGAAGGCAAATCGACCATTTACAATATCGAACAGATTGAACGTGGCTATCAGGATATCGACACCCGTTTACGTGCCTTAGGCGCGCAGATTAAGCGTGTAAACGCTGATGCACCGAGCCACTAA
- a CDS encoding DUF4290 domain-containing protein produces the protein MSFDYNTTRSHLILSEYGRNVQNMVKYICELPTIEERNKYAQAVIDLMGFLQPHLRDVADFKHKLWDHLHIISGYQIDVDSPYPKPLIENAYIKPEPLAYPQQRITYKHYGKTVENLIEKAMREENAEIKKAMVQSIANFMKMAYVTWNKDNVSDDTIIKDLKYLSGGLLSLDEGVNLAKVEFRAQNPRQNNNNNNNRGRSNNNNNGKNRQNNNNNNNNRQRNNNKSKY, from the coding sequence ATGAGTTTTGACTATAATACTACGCGTAGCCATTTAATTTTATCTGAATATGGCCGCAACGTACAAAACATGGTGAAGTATATCTGCGAATTGCCCACCATTGAAGAACGTAATAAATATGCCCAGGCGGTTATCGACCTGATGGGTTTTTTGCAACCACATTTACGTGATGTTGCCGATTTTAAGCATAAACTTTGGGATCACCTGCACATTATTTCTGGCTACCAGATTGATGTTGATAGTCCGTACCCAAAGCCATTAATCGAAAATGCTTACATTAAACCAGAGCCTCTGGCCTATCCGCAACAACGTATTACCTACAAACATTATGGTAAAACAGTTGAAAACCTGATCGAAAAAGCCATGCGCGAAGAAAATGCCGAAATTAAGAAGGCAATGGTTCAGAGCATCGCAAATTTTATGAAAATGGCTTATGTTACCTGGAATAAGGATAATGTAAGCGACGATACGATTATTAAAGACTTAAAGTACCTTTCTGGTGGATTGTTATCACTTGATGAAGGTGTTAACCTGGCCAAAGTAGAATTTAGGGCGCAAAATCCTCGTCAAAACAATAATAATAACAATAACCGGGGCAGAAGCAATAATAACAACAACGGAAAAAACCGTCAGAATAACAACAACAACAATAATAACCGTCAACGCAACAACAATAAATCTAAATATTAA
- a CDS encoding SixA phosphatase family protein, whose protein sequence is MAKQLLLVRHGKSDWGNIDLKDFDRPLNKRGKENAPEMAERLVNKGFKIDRIVSSPAKRAKSTAKYFAEAYNIDHIQFEESIYEANTTALLKVVNSLNDDADKVVLFGHNPGFTDFANELCDADIYNIPTAGMVLISFPFDSWQMVSKGTGELVFFDYPKNSDEV, encoded by the coding sequence ATGGCTAAGCAACTACTTCTGGTCCGCCATGGCAAATCGGATTGGGGAAATATAGATTTAAAAGATTTCGACCGTCCGTTAAATAAACGTGGCAAAGAAAATGCACCAGAAATGGCCGAAAGACTAGTCAACAAAGGTTTTAAAATAGATCGGATCGTAAGTAGCCCTGCGAAAAGAGCCAAATCTACGGCCAAATATTTTGCAGAAGCCTATAATATAGACCACATTCAATTTGAAGAATCTATTTACGAGGCCAATACCACAGCCCTGCTTAAAGTGGTTAATAGTCTTAATGATGATGCAGATAAAGTTGTGCTATTTGGTCATAATCCTGGTTTTACAGATTTCGCGAACGAGTTATGCGATGCCGATATTTACAACATTCCGACTGCAGGCATGGTGTTAATTTCTTTTCCTTTTGATTCGTGGCAAATGGTAAGTAAAGGAACAGGAGAACTGGTGTTTTTTGATTACCCGAAAAATAGTGATGAAGTTTAG
- a CDS encoding glycosyltransferase family 9 protein yields MSSTQKIIVLRFSAMGDVAMVASILQEFSEQNPTVELIMVSRPAFKPFFDHIPSLIFHPIQPKAAHKGIDGLYKLYQELRSYKPNAIADLHDNLRSRAISTFFRLTGTKIRRIDKGRAEKKALTRTNNKIFKPLRKTVERYADVFRELGFSVELSHKIEKSPQEIPANAQNLFANKATKKVGISPFAQHVYKVYALEKMEEVIALLNELGYELFIFGGGKTEQAVAENWTKTYKNAHNVIGSFNLTEELAIISNLDLMLSMDSSGMHMASLAGVPVVSVWGPTHPYAGFLGYGQLENDCIQVEHPSRPNSIYGNKPCLCGVENCIDLIKPETIVNKIKEKLNG; encoded by the coding sequence ATGTCATCAACCCAAAAAATTATTGTTTTACGCTTTTCAGCAATGGGCGATGTGGCCATGGTAGCTTCCATTTTACAAGAATTTTCTGAGCAAAATCCAACAGTTGAGCTGATCATGGTAAGTCGGCCTGCTTTTAAACCCTTTTTCGATCATATCCCCAGCCTCATCTTCCACCCTATCCAGCCTAAAGCCGCTCACAAAGGAATTGATGGATTATACAAACTCTATCAGGAACTCCGCAGTTATAAACCAAACGCAATAGCCGACCTGCACGATAATTTGAGAAGCAGGGCAATTTCTACTTTCTTCCGTTTAACCGGAACAAAAATTAGACGGATAGATAAAGGAAGGGCGGAAAAAAAAGCATTAACACGTACCAATAACAAGATTTTTAAACCACTGAGAAAAACCGTCGAGCGTTATGCCGATGTTTTCCGCGAATTGGGATTTAGCGTTGAGTTAAGCCATAAAATAGAAAAATCTCCACAGGAAATTCCAGCAAATGCTCAAAATTTGTTTGCTAACAAAGCCACTAAAAAAGTAGGCATATCTCCTTTCGCACAGCATGTTTATAAAGTATATGCTTTAGAAAAAATGGAAGAGGTAATTGCCTTATTAAACGAACTGGGTTACGAACTTTTCATATTTGGTGGTGGTAAAACAGAACAAGCAGTTGCCGAAAACTGGACAAAAACGTACAAAAATGCTCATAATGTAATCGGCAGTTTTAACTTAACGGAAGAGCTTGCCATCATATCGAACTTAGATCTAATGTTAAGCATGGACTCATCTGGCATGCATATGGCATCGCTGGCTGGTGTACCTGTAGTATCTGTTTGGGGGCCAACACATCCTTACGCTGGCTTTTTGGGTTACGGACAATTGGAAAACGACTGCATTCAGGTTGAGCACCCTTCAAGGCCAAATTCAATTTATGGAAACAAACCGTGCCTCTGCGGTGTTGAAAACTGTATAGATTTAATTAAGCCTGAAACAATTGTAAACAAAATTAAAGAGAAACTAAATGGCTAA
- a CDS encoding DUF4254 domain-containing protein, whose amino-acid sequence MISEIANRIFNQVITDYHKFDDIDHPVENPYDAESLEHLFYIKNWIDTAQWHMEDVVRNPQIDPVEGLSWKRRIDAQNQVRTDMVEFIDGYFLNLYQGISALPDAKINTESPAWAIDRLSILALKIYHMQEEAERESASAEHRAQCQTKLNVLLSQREDLSTSIDELLADIEAGKKYMRVYKQMKMYNDPSLNPVLYNKA is encoded by the coding sequence ATGATAAGTGAAATTGCCAACCGCATATTTAATCAGGTAATTACAGACTACCACAAGTTTGATGATATTGACCATCCGGTTGAAAACCCATATGATGCCGAAAGTTTAGAGCATCTTTTTTATATTAAAAACTGGATCGATACCGCTCAATGGCATATGGAAGATGTAGTGCGTAACCCACAGATTGATCCTGTTGAAGGTTTGAGCTGGAAAAGACGTATTGATGCACAAAACCAGGTGCGTACCGATATGGTTGAGTTTATTGATGGTTATTTCTTAAATCTTTATCAGGGAATTTCGGCTTTGCCAGATGCAAAAATCAATACAGAAAGTCCTGCATGGGCAATAGACAGGCTTTCTATCCTGGCATTAAAAATTTACCATATGCAGGAAGAGGCCGAACGCGAAAGTGCATCAGCCGAGCATCGTGCACAATGCCAAACCAAGCTTAATGTATTGTTATCGCAGCGCGAAGATTTATCAACCAGTATCGACGAGTTATTGGCTGATATTGAAGCAGGCAAAAAATACATGAGAGTGTACAAACAAATGAAAATGTACAATGATCCGAGTTTAAATCCGGTATTGTATAATAAAGCATAG